Proteins from a genomic interval of Blastocatellia bacterium:
- a CDS encoding tetratricopeptide repeat protein: MLNPNFAESYYNRGILYKVIGNLEQSTIDYNKAIELEPAYKDFPY, encoded by the coding sequence GTGTTAAACCCAAATTTTGCAGAAAGCTACTATAATCGAGGCATTCTTTATAAAGTTATAGGAAATTTAGAACAATCTACAATTGATTACAACAAAGCTATCGAGTTAGAGCCTGCTTATAAAGATTTTCCTTATTAA
- a CDS encoding zinc ribbon domain-containing protein: MQCQGCGTAIKKAGKNCPACGVEITAISTAIIAPQIRTNTLEPSFINELSPALASGIGAKVKLNGQVNNEKLASALVTEKPLSNSFASNMINPPPSAMTKETTPPTEVLQFTCRRCNNELKPAAKFCSVCGTTTEPSTLERSLKYIQNISQDGFSLAKSHISQNTLPIATTISVVLASLCLLAAFFQYLIPTSVDDPSASPLIYHLRSIEFLLVALVFVVAGSIFNRR, translated from the coding sequence ATGCAATGTCAAGGTTGTGGTACAGCTATTAAAAAAGCTGGAAAAAATTGTCCTGCTTGTGGAGTAGAAATAACAGCTATTTCTACAGCTATAATTGCTCCACAAATTCGCACAAATACATTAGAACCAAGTTTTATAAATGAATTATCTCCTGCCTTAGCATCTGGAATAGGAGCTAAAGTTAAATTAAATGGTCAAGTTAATAATGAAAAATTAGCTTCTGCTTTAGTTACTGAAAAACCTTTATCTAATTCTTTTGCTAGCAATATGATTAACCCTCCTCCATCAGCAATGACTAAAGAAACAACTCCCCCTACAGAAGTTTTACAATTTACCTGTAGACGCTGCAACAATGAGTTAAAACCCGCTGCAAAATTCTGCTCCGTTTGTGGTACAACAACAGAACCAAGTACACTAGAAAGAAGTCTTAAGTATATTCAAAATATTTCCCAAGATGGCTTTAGCTTAGCAAAATCTCATATTAGTCAAAACACTTTACCTATTGCTACAACTATATCAGTAGTATTAGCTAGTCTTTGTCTACTAGCAGCATTTTTTCAATATTTGATCCCAACAAGTGTTGACGATCCATCAGCCTCACCATTAATCTATCATCTACGTAGTATCGAATTTCTTCTAGTGGCACTAGTTTTTGTGGTAGCAGGTTCAATTTTTAATCGTCGTTAA
- a CDS encoding SUMF1/EgtB/PvdO family nonheme iron enzyme: protein MKKQLILLLVIIVFSAISAKTDDDPEAILAASKPEDKPRQSDKLFGIKYKDILVPETVFIKDGNFNRGQPNPNLGCRDCARNEQPVVKIHISSFEMGRFEVTNAQYELFAKATNRETAEWRQYYKEKRENHPVVNVSWQDAQAYCAWLQANTGREYRLPTEAEWEYAARGGHTGNYPTGNELDHKDANFGGGQSTVEVNKFKPNRFGLYNVIGNVWEWCSDWYSETYYSESPTQDPQGLVKVNTV, encoded by the coding sequence ATGAAAAAACAACTAATATTATTACTTGTTATTATTGTGTTTTCGGCCATTTCAGCTAAAACAGATGATGATCCAGAAGCTATCCTTGCTGCTAGCAAACCAGAAGATAAGCCTCGTCAAAGTGATAAGTTATTTGGAATCAAATATAAAGATATTTTAGTGCCGGAAACAGTTTTTATTAAAGATGGAAATTTCAACCGTGGTCAACCTAATCCAAATCTTGGTTGCCGAGATTGTGCGCGTAATGAACAACCTGTAGTAAAAATTCATATTTCTAGTTTTGAGATGGGGCGTTTTGAAGTAACTAATGCTCAATATGAACTTTTTGCTAAGGCAACAAACAGAGAAACAGCCGAATGGCGGCAATATTACAAAGAGAAAAGAGAAAATCATCCTGTAGTCAATGTTTCTTGGCAAGATGCACAAGCCTATTGTGCTTGGCTCCAAGCTAATACTGGCCGGGAATATCGCTTACCAACAGAAGCAGAATGGGAATATGCTGCGCGTGGCGGTCATACAGGTAATTATCCTACAGGTAACGAACTTGATCACAAAGATGCTAATTTTGGTGGTGGACAAAGCACAGTAGAAGTAAACAAATTTAAGCCTAATAGATTTGGTCTTTATAATGTGATTGGAAACGTTTGGGAATGGTGTTCTGATTGGTATAGCGAGACTTATTATAGCGAAAGTCCTACACAAGACCCTCAGGGCCTAGTCAAGGTCAATACCGTGTAA
- a CDS encoding tetratricopeptide repeat protein, which translates to MAKNQENLLVKYNKAIKNNPTDIFRYKDRVDYYIVQKQLDKALDDLNKIIEIEPNNDLAYTWRATFYEEQNELEKALNDYNKAIEVEPNIAYNYTCRANFYTKQNFLDKALDDLNKAVEVEPKYAYSYSCRGDLYSKQNILDNALDDYSKAIKLDKNNAYCYRRRADIYKQQNLLDKALKDLSKAIKLDPDYAYAYVSRATIYIEKNLLSKALKDLNKAIELDPNYPYYYKRRGDLYIELRLSDKALEDYNKAIEVDPNYKYCYSDRAEIYYAKNELDKAIYDFSKAIEFGLGTAYIYAYRAELYIKQNILDKALMDLNKSIELCSEKHIPDLDQIYSNRGLVYLRAGQSYLASSEITKGL; encoded by the coding sequence ATGGCTAAAAATCAAGAAAACTTGCTAGTAAAATATAACAAAGCTATAAAAAATAATCCTACAGATATTTTTAGATATAAAGATCGCGTTGATTATTACATAGTACAAAAACAATTAGATAAAGCTTTAGATGACTTAAATAAAATTATTGAAATAGAACCTAATAATGACCTTGCATACACTTGGAGAGCAACGTTTTATGAAGAACAAAACGAGCTAGAGAAAGCATTAAATGATTATAATAAAGCTATAGAAGTAGAGCCTAATATTGCTTATAATTATACTTGTCGTGCAAATTTTTATACAAAGCAAAATTTCCTAGATAAAGCTTTAGATGACTTAAATAAAGCTGTCGAGGTAGAACCTAAATATGCTTATAGTTATAGTTGTCGAGGTGATTTATATAGTAAGCAAAATATATTAGATAATGCTTTAGATGATTATAGTAAAGCTATAAAATTAGATAAAAATAATGCTTATTGTTATAGAAGACGTGCTGATATATATAAACAACAAAATTTGTTAGATAAAGCATTGAAAGATTTAAGTAAAGCTATAAAATTGGATCCAGATTATGCTTATGCTTATGTTTCTAGAGCAACAATATATATAGAGAAAAATTTATTGAGTAAAGCATTAAAAGATCTTAATAAAGCTATAGAATTAGATCCAAATTACCCATATTATTATAAACGACGGGGTGATTTATATATAGAACTTAGATTATCAGATAAAGCCTTGGAGGATTATAATAAAGCTATAGAAGTAGATCCAAATTATAAATATTGCTACTCTGACAGAGCAGAAATATATTATGCAAAAAATGAATTAGATAAAGCTATATATGATTTTAGTAAAGCTATAGAATTTGGCTTAGGAACCGCTTATATTTATGCTTATCGTGCAGAACTATATATAAAGCAAAATATCCTAGATAAAGCTCTTATGGATCTAAATAAATCTATAGAATTATGTTCGGAAAAACATATCCCAGACCTAGACCAAATTTATAGTAATCGAGGGCTTGTTTATTTACGTGCTGGACAATCCTATTTAGCTTCATCAGAGATTACTAAAGGCTTATAA
- a CDS encoding sigma-54-dependent Fis family transcriptional regulator, which yields MPKPKVTIVDDEASSRQGLSELLAAWGYETSQAVDGMEAFHLIQSIKPDVVISDVIMPRLDGFGLLREIRDVMPNIIIIILTGQGNIEMAVRAIQEEGAFYYLEKPVDPLKLKVVLSKAVDYGSTRRENESLRRQLSDYGIFDHLVGASLPMREVYTLIEQVAPSSASVLITGESGTGKEMVARTIHNLSPRKGAPFVAINCSAIPETLMESELFGHERGSFTGAYERRMGCFELAHTGTLLLDEIAEMPPILQAKLLRVLEERHVRRLGSSKEIPVDVRVIAATNKDPMEAIKRNEFREDLLYRLNVITIKLPSLREKRDDIPLLAQHMIDDLSRKHRRPVRIITSEALNMLLAHNWPGNVRELRNVIERAVIICDKDQIEKRHLPPHLLDREPEYPKEILSIPVGIPLEEVERQVILNTLVKTDNNKTRAAEILQISLKTLHNKLKFYREADHKTDDKQE from the coding sequence ATGCCTAAACCCAAAGTAACAATTGTTGATGATGAAGCCAGTTCCAGGCAAGGATTAAGCGAACTTTTAGCAGCCTGGGGTTATGAAACTTCCCAAGCTGTTGATGGGATGGAAGCTTTTCATCTAATCCAATCTATTAAGCCTGATGTAGTAATTAGCGACGTAATTATGCCCCGTTTAGACGGCTTTGGATTGCTTCGTGAAATTCGTGATGTAATGCCCAATATCATAATTATTATTCTTACAGGTCAAGGTAATATTGAAATGGCTGTTCGGGCAATTCAAGAAGAAGGTGCATTTTATTATTTAGAAAAGCCTGTTGACCCACTAAAACTTAAAGTCGTGTTGTCAAAAGCTGTAGATTATGGTTCAACTCGTCGGGAAAATGAATCTCTTCGTCGCCAACTCTCAGACTATGGTATTTTTGACCATTTAGTTGGGGCATCGCTTCCAATGCGAGAAGTTTACACATTAATAGAACAAGTCGCCCCAAGTTCTGCATCTGTACTAATTACAGGTGAATCAGGAACAGGTAAAGAAATGGTAGCTCGTACAATTCATAATCTTAGTCCTCGTAAAGGTGCGCCATTTGTAGCAATAAACTGCTCTGCAATTCCTGAAACATTGATGGAATCAGAACTTTTTGGTCATGAACGAGGAAGCTTTACAGGAGCTTATGAAAGGCGTATGGGATGTTTTGAGCTTGCTCATACAGGAACATTGCTACTAGATGAAATTGCAGAAATGCCGCCAATTCTACAAGCTAAGCTCTTAAGAGTTCTGGAAGAACGTCATGTTCGACGATTAGGCAGTTCTAAAGAAATTCCTGTTGATGTTCGTGTAATAGCCGCAACTAATAAAGATCCAATGGAAGCAATAAAGAGAAATGAGTTTAGAGAAGACCTTCTTTATCGTCTCAATGTAATTACAATAAAATTACCTTCTTTAAGAGAAAAGCGAGATGATATCCCTCTACTAGCTCAACATATGATAGATGACCTTTCACGTAAACATCGCCGTCCAGTACGTATTATTACTTCTGAAGCTCTTAATATGCTTTTAGCTCATAACTGGCCCGGTAATGTTAGAGAATTACGAAATGTGATTGAAAGGGCTGTAATTATTTGTGATAAAGACCAAATAGAAAAACGCCATTTACCACCACATTTATTAGACCGCGAGCCAGAATACCCAAAGGAAATTCTGTCAATTCCCGTAGGTATTCCATTAGAAGAAGTAGAACGTCAAGTAATTCTAAATACTTTAGTGAAAACAGATAACAATAAAACTAGAGCAGCAGAAATTTTGCAAATTAGCTTAAAAACTCTTCATAATAAACTAAAATTTTATCGTGAAGCTGATCATAAAACGGACGATAAACAAGAATAA
- a CDS encoding MFS transporter, with protein MQKNSSTPSPASSSKPISAAYSYYALVIFSLLNLLNYVDRFIFSALIPNIKADMHFTDAQIGYMGSAFTIVYTIFSPLYGYLADRRARTSLISSGVAIWSIATAAAGLAQNYWQMLIARAAVGIGEASYATISPGFLSDYFDRSKRGIAFGIFFTAVPLGQALGYILAGKLSPPDVLGWRYTFFVVGIPGLLMALAAHFLREPERGKLDQVEQEKPLEKTDSNSSSPANDSLLSSYKILIKTYPYIIATLGYSALTFALGSLSYWGLELLVSNKGIEKEIASVKLGLYVTFGGLLGTLMGGWIGDKLLKWFKGGYFLVCAFSALLSSIPLTIVLSSSNPDTIFTAIFITVFLFFLGNGPVNAIVVNSVPPHVRATAVATTILSIHVLGDAISQPLVGIISTWITKQGYVPAFITPVTNLLGLGANQSLAIAMLITPIALAISGLLFFLGLVDRENFKKNHDF; from the coding sequence ATGCAAAAAAATAGCTCTACTCCATCACCCGCTAGTAGCAGCAAGCCTATTAGCGCGGCATATTCTTATTACGCGCTAGTCATCTTTTCATTGCTTAATCTACTTAATTATGTTGATAGATTTATCTTTTCCGCACTAATACCAAATATCAAAGCTGATATGCACTTTACAGATGCACAGATAGGTTATATGGGTAGTGCATTTACTATTGTTTATACAATTTTTTCTCCTCTTTATGGGTATTTAGCAGATCGACGCGCTCGAACAAGTTTAATTTCTTCTGGTGTAGCTATTTGGAGTATTGCAACTGCGGCAGCAGGACTAGCACAAAATTATTGGCAAATGTTGATTGCTCGTGCTGCTGTTGGAATTGGAGAAGCTAGTTACGCAACTATCTCGCCTGGTTTTCTTTCTGATTATTTTGACCGTAGCAAAAGAGGGATTGCATTTGGTATTTTTTTTACTGCTGTTCCCTTGGGTCAAGCTCTTGGTTATATTTTAGCAGGTAAACTTTCCCCACCTGATGTTTTGGGCTGGCGATATACTTTCTTTGTTGTAGGTATTCCAGGTCTATTGATGGCTCTAGCAGCACATTTTTTACGTGAGCCAGAACGAGGAAAATTAGACCAAGTTGAGCAAGAAAAACCCTTAGAAAAAACTGATAGCAATTCTAGTTCCCCAGCAAATGACTCTCTATTAAGTAGTTATAAAATCTTGATTAAAACCTATCCTTATATAATTGCTACTTTAGGTTATTCTGCGCTTACCTTTGCATTAGGTTCTCTATCTTATTGGGGACTAGAATTATTAGTTTCCAACAAAGGAATAGAAAAAGAGATTGCCAGCGTAAAACTAGGACTTTATGTTACTTTTGGCGGGCTTTTAGGGACGCTTATGGGTGGTTGGATAGGAGATAAATTACTTAAATGGTTTAAAGGAGGCTATTTTTTAGTTTGTGCCTTTAGCGCGCTTTTATCATCTATTCCTCTAACCATAGTGCTTTCATCATCTAACCCAGACACTATTTTTACAGCTATTTTTATTACTGTTTTTCTATTCTTTTTAGGTAACGGGCCGGTAAATGCCATTGTAGTAAATTCTGTGCCGCCTCATGTTCGTGCTACTGCTGTTGCAACTACAATTTTATCTATCCATGTTTTAGGTGATGCAATTTCCCAGCCGTTAGTAGGTATAATTTCTACTTGGATAACAAAACAAGGCTATGTCCCTGCTTTTATAACACCTGTTACTAATTTATTAGGCTTAGGTGCTAATCAAAGCCTAGCAATTGCAATGTTGATTACTCCAATAGCTTTAGCAATTTCTGGCTTACTATTTTTTTTAGGCTTAGTTGACAGAGAAAACTTTAAGAAAAATCATGATTTCTAG
- a CDS encoding NAD(+)/NADH kinase, producing MSRINCIGALVKPNIKNAWQLVADISKWCTKKGVTFLVEESTRKFLNHNHSLSLVSREELAQRSELIIVLGGDGTMLATARLLAGRCVPVMGINFGLLGYLTEFSVEELFPMLEKVINNEYQIEKRVQLDAQVTRNGQLIANGVVLNDVVVNKSALARMIDLECWVTGQLITRFRADGLIISTPTGSTAYSLSAGGPLIHPSIHAMLITPICPHTLTNRPLVISDEEPIELILMTPREEVTLTLDGQIGFSLKYQDRISVRKNKNYFHLIQSPNKNYFSILKSKLSWGG from the coding sequence ATGAGCCGGATTAATTGTATTGGCGCACTAGTAAAACCAAATATAAAAAATGCTTGGCAACTAGTTGCAGACATAAGCAAATGGTGTACTAAAAAGGGTGTTACTTTCCTAGTAGAAGAATCTACACGTAAATTTCTTAATCATAATCATTCTTTATCTTTAGTTTCTCGTGAGGAACTAGCCCAAAGATCAGAATTAATTATTGTTTTAGGTGGTGATGGAACAATGCTAGCAACTGCTAGGCTACTAGCTGGGCGATGTGTTCCTGTTATGGGGATTAATTTTGGGCTGCTTGGCTATTTGACAGAATTTTCAGTAGAAGAACTTTTTCCAATGCTTGAAAAAGTAATAAATAATGAATATCAAATAGAAAAACGAGTCCAACTAGATGCACAAGTAACCCGTAATGGTCAGCTTATAGCTAACGGTGTAGTGCTTAATGATGTAGTAGTAAATAAATCTGCATTAGCTAGAATGATAGATTTAGAATGTTGGGTGACAGGACAATTAATTACACGTTTTCGCGCTGATGGCCTTATTATTTCTACTCCTACTGGCTCAACTGCTTATTCTCTCTCAGCCGGGGGGCCTTTAATTCATCCTAGTATTCATGCAATGCTAATTACTCCAATTTGTCCACATACTTTAACTAATCGACCACTTGTAATTTCAGATGAAGAACCAATTGAATTAATTTTAATGACACCACGCGAGGAAGTAACTTTAACTTTAGATGGTCAGATAGGTTTTTCCTTAAAATATCAAGATCGTATTAGTGTTCGTAAAAATAAAAATTACTTCCACTTAATTCAATCACCAAATAAAAACTACTTTAGTATACTAAAGAGTAAGTTAAGCTGGGGCGGATGA
- a CDS encoding sigma 54-interacting transcriptional regulator, giving the protein MMTTGRWVVLSTELTEKLTAGRIALKSGDSEKAIALLSEVLITGRITTEQEVEVRCQLAELLENVGRYQEALKTLSKYEVSVNLLDIPRPNMAQVLFRLASLYRWLNEPPKAISYANNSLRIYSQLRFDAGIGTANALLGYVYWMIDEYSISRDYLLTALESQRLVNDVRSLAQTYWNLSLVDSTEGRQEEAKKDCLMGLSLLEQEEDHQLTPPDHLILGKLFSNLAFIDTEEGNIHKAVQKYERAIEHWSHVEDKNFSALAYNNLADALLFTGDWSRAESTIQSAMRLLKGGQSRRDEAAVFITLGKLHFLQGRFELAESSLKRALTLSVESGAKSLEAASWLAFGQMTFTRADYEGALNNIQHCLAIETKIGRIVDMAETYGYLGETYIALHKLTEAEECLKNAQKLLKDSPNLYHSGIVSRLEGKLKSQQAIQDQAISTLAQSISILESISYNYEAGLSHYEIGLVLSQTADRQRARGHLEKALKIFSDLRAEPARAKTVAAIEDMRRTSMSGRLYLPMLTLDALVVERLIAATSSHDLLLRELATIIRDELNEQAIIYDLAQDNSLKLITARGADQKVVDRVTEQVQGFLNKSQQLPEGVKVRLLSDNTNQSDIPARRFILYTTIDRAKNPARIGHFESLIKLVEQGLENCTLRSLARSSTNRTNTTAVKAVSSKAFATFITQSASMNKVLERIQKIRSSDVTVLITGESGVGKELIARSIHNNSKRAEKPFLPFNCAAVPAELVESRLFGHRRGAFTGADKDSLGIVRAATGGTLFLDEIGELAMHVQPKLLRFLQEHEIHPVGEDRPVKADVRIVAATNRDLEKCVSEGLFREDLFHRLNVIRIHIPSLRERKEDIPILVNFFLEDFSKKCNKQLTLSAKAMEALIAFPWPGNVRQLKNEMERVTALTEDGMLIIPEHLSPEILQPKGGSSSGMWQSLMDLSSTTTLSEAVDSLERYMIEQTLKRHDGNITRAAKDLGLTRQGLILKKKRLNIVSPDIDDND; this is encoded by the coding sequence ATGATGACAACAGGCCGATGGGTTGTACTCTCAACAGAGTTAACAGAAAAATTAACTGCTGGACGTATAGCACTAAAAAGTGGTGATAGTGAAAAAGCTATTGCTCTACTTAGTGAAGTCTTAATTACAGGTAGAATAACTACTGAACAGGAAGTAGAAGTTCGTTGTCAATTAGCTGAACTTTTAGAAAATGTTGGCCGCTACCAAGAAGCCTTAAAAACGCTTTCTAAGTATGAGGTAAGCGTCAATCTACTAGATATTCCTCGCCCAAACATGGCACAAGTGCTATTTCGTTTAGCTAGCCTGTATCGTTGGCTAAATGAGCCTCCCAAAGCTATCTCATATGCTAATAATAGTTTACGTATTTATTCACAGCTTCGCTTTGATGCTGGTATTGGTACAGCTAATGCTTTGCTAGGTTATGTTTATTGGATGATTGATGAATATTCAATCTCACGAGATTATTTATTAACTGCCCTGGAGTCCCAACGTCTAGTTAATGATGTGCGTTCACTAGCACAAACTTACTGGAATTTATCTTTAGTTGATAGCACTGAAGGCCGACAAGAGGAAGCTAAAAAGGATTGTTTAATGGGATTAAGTCTTCTTGAACAAGAAGAAGACCACCAATTAACACCTCCAGACCATTTAATTTTAGGAAAATTATTTAGCAATTTAGCTTTTATCGACACTGAAGAAGGCAATATCCATAAAGCTGTACAAAAATATGAACGTGCTATAGAACATTGGTCGCATGTAGAGGATAAAAACTTTAGTGCATTAGCCTACAATAATTTAGCAGATGCTTTGCTTTTTACTGGTGATTGGTCAAGGGCCGAATCTACTATTCAATCTGCAATGCGTCTCTTAAAAGGTGGACAAAGCCGACGTGATGAGGCTGCTGTATTTATTACTTTAGGAAAACTGCATTTTCTTCAAGGGCGATTTGAACTTGCAGAAAGCAGCCTAAAACGAGCTTTAACTTTATCAGTAGAAAGCGGTGCAAAATCCCTGGAAGCTGCTAGTTGGTTAGCCTTTGGGCAAATGACCTTTACTCGTGCTGACTATGAAGGGGCCTTAAACAATATTCAGCATTGTTTAGCAATTGAAACTAAAATAGGTCGTATTGTTGATATGGCAGAAACTTACGGCTATTTAGGAGAAACTTATATTGCTCTACATAAGCTTACAGAAGCAGAAGAATGCTTAAAAAATGCCCAAAAGCTTTTGAAAGATAGTCCAAATCTTTATCATTCTGGAATAGTTTCCAGGCTTGAAGGGAAACTTAAATCTCAACAAGCAATTCAAGATCAAGCTATTTCTACACTTGCCCAAAGTATTTCTATTTTAGAATCTATTAGTTATAACTATGAGGCAGGTCTTTCTCATTATGAAATAGGGCTAGTGCTATCACAAACTGCCGATAGGCAGCGGGCTAGAGGCCATTTAGAGAAAGCATTAAAGATTTTTTCTGATCTACGTGCTGAACCGGCTCGCGCTAAAACTGTAGCAGCTATTGAAGATATGAGACGAACTTCTATGTCTGGTCGTCTTTATCTGCCAATGTTGACACTTGATGCCCTAGTGGTTGAGCGTTTAATTGCCGCTACTTCTTCACATGACTTATTGCTACGTGAACTTGCTACTATTATTCGAGATGAATTAAATGAGCAAGCAATAATTTATGATTTGGCTCAAGATAATAGCTTAAAACTAATTACTGCTCGTGGTGCAGATCAAAAAGTGGTAGATCGAGTTACAGAACAAGTTCAAGGCTTTCTAAATAAAAGCCAACAACTACCAGAAGGCGTAAAAGTTAGGTTGCTATCAGATAATACTAACCAGTCAGACATTCCTGCACGCCGCTTTATTTTATACACCACAATTGACCGAGCTAAAAATCCCGCCAGAATTGGACATTTTGAGTCGCTTATAAAACTAGTTGAGCAAGGTTTAGAAAATTGCACATTAAGAAGTCTAGCCCGCAGTAGTACAAACCGAACAAATACAACAGCCGTAAAAGCTGTTTCCTCAAAGGCTTTTGCTACTTTTATTACTCAGTCCGCGTCAATGAATAAAGTGCTAGAGCGAATCCAAAAAATCCGCTCTTCAGATGTAACAGTTTTAATTACTGGAGAATCAGGAGTAGGTAAAGAGCTAATTGCGCGTAGTATTCATAATAATAGTAAAAGAGCAGAAAAACCTTTTTTACCTTTTAATTGTGCCGCAGTACCAGCCGAATTAGTAGAAAGTCGGCTTTTTGGTCATCGTCGAGGCGCGTTTACTGGGGCAGATAAAGATAGTTTAGGCATTGTTCGTGCTGCAACGGGTGGAACTTTGTTTTTAGATGAAATTGGCGAACTTGCCATGCATGTCCAACCTAAATTGTTACGCTTTCTCCAGGAACATGAAATTCATCCCGTAGGCGAGGATCGACCTGTAAAAGCTGATGTAAGAATTGTTGCTGCTACCAACCGAGATTTAGAAAAATGTGTTTCAGAAGGGCTTTTTCGGGAAGACCTTTTTCATCGACTTAATGTAATTCGTATCCATATCCCTTCACTACGAGAACGAAAAGAAGATATCCCAATATTAGTAAATTTCTTTTTAGAAGATTTTTCTAAAAAATGTAATAAGCAATTAACCCTTTCAGCTAAGGCTATGGAAGCACTAATAGCTTTTCCTTGGCCCGGTAACGTTCGACAATTAAAAAATGAGATGGAACGAGTTACCGCCCTTACTGAAGATGGAATGTTGATTATCCCAGAACATCTTTCCCCAGAAATTCTACAACCAAAAGGCGGTTCTAGTAGCGGAATGTGGCAAAGTCTTATGGATTTAAGTAGCACAACTACTTTGTCTGAAGCTGTAGATAGTCTGGAACGCTATATGATAGAACAAACTCTAAAACGTCATGACGGTAATATTACTCGTGCAGCAAAAGATCTTGGCCTAACTCGTCAAGGGCTAATCTTAAAGAAAAAAAGATTAAATATTGTTAGTCCAGATATCGATGATAATGATTAA